The Prochlorococcus marinus str. MIT 9301 genome window below encodes:
- a CDS encoding Mrp/NBP35 family ATP-binding protein, protein MTTIEDANFALQKVLDAGSKKNVIELAWIKNVRVTIPRVIVTLSLPSFANSQRDRIVQEVRGVLLDFEDIDDVQIEVDNNPSKTESQNQSNAPELQKIDGIRHIIAVSSGKGGVGKSTIAVNLACSLAKLGLKTGLLDADIYGPNTPSMMGVAEQNPKVTEGSGSDQRLIPINKYGISLVSMGFLIEEGQPVIWRGPMLNSIIRQFLYQVEWNNLDFLVIDLPPGTGDAQISLTQSVPISGAIVVTTPQQVSLQDARRGLAMFKQLGVPLLGIVENMSVFIPPDMPGKKYEIFGKGGGQTLAKENDLPLLAQIPIEIPLVDDSNKGVPISISQPNKESSLVFGNLAQLIKNQFVNTY, encoded by the coding sequence ATGACCACAATAGAAGATGCGAATTTTGCTTTGCAAAAAGTTCTAGATGCAGGATCAAAGAAAAATGTAATTGAATTAGCTTGGATTAAAAATGTAAGAGTAACTATACCGAGAGTAATAGTAACATTATCATTACCATCGTTTGCAAATTCCCAGAGAGATAGAATTGTTCAAGAGGTTAGAGGCGTTTTACTGGATTTTGAAGATATTGATGATGTTCAAATAGAAGTAGATAATAATCCTTCCAAAACAGAATCTCAAAATCAAAGTAATGCTCCTGAGTTGCAGAAGATTGATGGAATTCGCCATATCATAGCTGTTAGCAGTGGTAAAGGTGGAGTTGGGAAAAGTACCATTGCAGTTAATCTCGCTTGTTCTCTGGCTAAATTAGGCTTGAAAACTGGTTTGCTGGATGCCGATATATATGGACCTAATACTCCCTCAATGATGGGAGTTGCCGAACAGAATCCAAAGGTTACTGAAGGAAGTGGCAGTGATCAAAGGTTAATACCAATAAATAAATATGGAATTTCACTTGTGTCAATGGGTTTCCTCATAGAAGAAGGCCAGCCTGTTATATGGAGAGGACCAATGCTTAATAGTATTATCAGACAATTTTTGTACCAAGTTGAATGGAATAATCTTGATTTTTTGGTTATTGATTTGCCTCCGGGAACAGGAGACGCTCAAATATCTCTTACTCAATCTGTGCCTATTTCTGGAGCTATAGTTGTCACTACTCCTCAACAAGTATCTTTGCAAGATGCAAGGAGGGGATTAGCAATGTTTAAACAACTCGGAGTACCTTTACTAGGAATTGTAGAAAATATGTCAGTATTTATTCCGCCAGATATGCCAGGTAAAAAATATGAAATCTTTGGCAAAGGTGGAGGACAAACATTAGCTAAAGAAAATGACTTACCATTATTAGCTCAAATTCCTATTGAAATCCCTCTCGTTGATGATAGTAATAAAGGTGTACCAATCTCAATAAGCCAGCCGAATAAAGAAAGCTCTTTAGTATTTGGTAATTTAGCTCAATTAATTAAGAACCAATTTGTTAATACTTATTGA
- the hemF gene encoding oxygen-dependent coproporphyrinogen oxidase, translated as MLKEPPKNSREKTKNLLLTLQDKICSGLENVDGKGKFTEESWLRDEGGGGRSRVLKNGSIFEQAGVNFSEVQGKELPQSIISQRPEAKGHEWFATGTSMVLHPKNPYIPTVHLNYRYFEAGPVWWFGGGADLTPFYPYLSDVRNFHNEHKKACEKVDQDLHKVFKPWCDEYFFLKHRNESRGIGGIFYDYQDGSGNIYRGNNQKGEASKASQNIGRSNLNWDDLFSLAENCGQAFLPSYLPIIEKRASQAYSSKEREFQLYRRGRYVEFNLVWDRGTIFGLQTNGRTESILMSLPPLARWEYGYKARKNSREEFLTSIFTKPQDWLNDKELEKFCIENNIFD; from the coding sequence ATGTTGAAAGAACCTCCTAAAAACTCGAGAGAAAAAACTAAAAATCTCTTATTAACTCTACAAGACAAAATTTGTTCAGGCCTTGAAAATGTAGATGGCAAAGGGAAATTTACAGAGGAATCCTGGCTAAGAGACGAAGGTGGCGGTGGAAGATCAAGAGTATTGAAAAATGGTTCTATTTTTGAGCAAGCAGGTGTTAACTTCTCGGAAGTACAGGGAAAAGAATTACCTCAATCTATAATCTCTCAAAGACCCGAAGCAAAAGGTCATGAATGGTTTGCCACAGGAACTTCTATGGTTTTGCATCCTAAGAATCCCTACATTCCTACAGTGCATCTGAATTATCGATATTTCGAAGCTGGTCCTGTTTGGTGGTTTGGGGGAGGTGCAGATTTAACCCCTTTTTATCCTTATCTTTCTGATGTAAGGAATTTTCATAATGAACATAAAAAAGCTTGTGAGAAAGTTGATCAAGATTTGCATAAAGTTTTCAAACCATGGTGTGATGAATATTTCTTCTTGAAGCATAGAAATGAATCTAGAGGCATAGGAGGTATTTTTTATGATTATCAAGATGGTTCAGGCAATATTTATAGAGGAAATAATCAAAAAGGAGAAGCATCAAAAGCTTCACAAAATATTGGCAGATCTAATTTAAATTGGGATGATTTATTTTCATTAGCGGAAAACTGTGGGCAGGCATTCCTCCCTTCATATTTGCCTATTATTGAAAAAAGAGCTTCTCAAGCATATTCATCGAAGGAAAGAGAATTCCAGCTATATCGAAGAGGTAGATATGTTGAATTCAATTTAGTTTGGGATAGAGGGACAATTTTTGGACTGCAAACAAATGGCAGAACTGAATCTATATTAATGTCCTTACCGCCTTTAGCTAGATGGGAATATGGATATAAAGCTAGAAAGAATTCTCGAGAGGAATTTCTTACATCAATATTTACAAAACCCCAAGATTGGTTAAACGATAAAGAGTTAGAGAAATTCTGTATAGAGAATAATATTTTTGATTAA
- a CDS encoding cofactor assembly of complex C subunit B, producing the protein MSYSLNSTLLLTILLAIGLFFFLRASSKDRTTIVEISSSQQPIKVLNGLCEWLNLRGWKQTGGDFEQRILTFKGQVVSSKFLAIFLGFLGGFGSCALGLVIIQIYPELGWWPILLGLIGGPLSGIVYFKKSAREEKFELRLINENENDSTFMRLRAHRDELISLENELGEKLQLKSDGSLFKTPI; encoded by the coding sequence TTTTTTTTTCTTAGGGCTTCCAGTAAAGATAGAACAACCATAGTTGAGATTTCATCTTCTCAGCAGCCAATTAAAGTTTTAAATGGCTTATGTGAATGGCTTAATTTGAGGGGATGGAAGCAAACAGGAGGAGATTTTGAACAAAGAATTTTAACATTCAAGGGTCAAGTTGTTTCTAGTAAATTTTTAGCAATTTTTTTAGGTTTTCTTGGCGGTTTTGGTTCATGTGCTTTGGGATTAGTAATTATTCAAATATATCCTGAATTGGGTTGGTGGCCTATTCTTTTGGGATTGATTGGTGGACCTTTATCTGGAATTGTTTATTTTAAAAAATCAGCAAGAGAGGAGAAATTTGAATTAAGGTTGATCAACGAAAATGAAAATGATTCAACTTTTATGAGACTTAGAGCCCATAGGGATGAATTAATCTCTTTAGAAAATGAACTCGGAGAAAAACTTCAATTGAAAAGTGACGGCTCTTTATTTAAAACACCTATTTAG